CGTCGCTGCCCGGATATTCGTGCGCGAGGTTGTTTCGCGCCGCTCGCAGCGTCTGCCATTCCTCCACGGAGGAAACGACGCCGATTTTTTCCAGCATGTTCAGGGTGTCAAGAAACGGGCGAGGCTCATCGTTTCCGGATATCATGAACGCCAGTGCCGGAAACAGCCTCGTCCCCATCGCATCCTGTAATTTTGTGAATCGATAAATGAATTGGTCAAGCCAGGAAACCGTCTCATCTTCAAGGGCATTGAGCGAATCGGGAGTGAGGGGAAAAAATGGCGCCAGTTTTTTAGCTCCCGTACACAGGCGCAGCCGGTGCGCCTCGCCTTCAAAGAGAGCCGCTTCGATTTTAAGGCGAAGTATGTCCGCAGTCATAATTCAACCCCGTTAAGCAGCGCTTCTTTTACCACCGGGCGCGAGTCCCGGGCGGGGTCGGCAGTAACAACCACATCTATTTTCTGATCTCCCAGAGCCATCTGCATTTTTACGATTGCCTTGATTTTAGCCGCTTCCCTTGTACCTTGCGGCAAATCGCTGATTACCAGCAGGTCGATGTCGCCCCCGCGTCTGTCGTCAAAAAACCGGGAGCCAAAGAGAATAACTCTTGCCTGACCGGGAAATGCGGAACGAACAGCATCTTTCACGGCATTGACACTTTTTTCGGATAGCC
The nucleotide sequence above comes from Syntrophobacterales bacterium. Encoded proteins:
- a CDS encoding nucleotidyltransferase domain-containing protein — protein: MRLSEKSVNAVKDAVRSAFPGQARVILFGSRFFDDRRGGDIDLLVISDLPQGTREAAKIKAIVKMQMALGDQKIDVVVTADPARDSRPVVKEALLNGVEL